The stretch of DNA GATGCAGTCATTGAGCCCCACGCCCTTGTAGGCGTTGCCGGCCAGGTGCAGGCCCGGCAGCCGCGCCAGCGCCGTGTCGATGGCCGCCATCCGTTCGAGGTGTCCCACGGTGTACTGCGGGATGCCTCGCGGCCAGCGGATGACCTCCGTGAAGTCCGGGCTCGCCGTCACCCCGGCCAGCGCGCGCAGCTCCTCCCGGGCCACCTGCGCGAGGGCCTCCTCGTCCAGCCCCACCAGGTCCGGCCGGCGCGCGCCGCCCACCATGCACGTGTAGAGGACGCGCCCTCCCTCCGCGCGGAACGGGAACACCGTGGAGGCGTGGATGGCGCCCAGCAGCCGGCGCTGCTCCAGCGCCGGTACGAGGAAGCCGAAGCCATCCGGCGCGGGCGTCCGTCCGGGCGCGAAGCCCAGGTGCACCACGGCGATGGGCGCGTAGACGATGCCCTTCACCAGAGTGGCGAGCGGCGCATCCAAGGGCTGGAGCAGCTCCGCCGAGACCGGGGCCGGGGCGGTCAACACCACCTGGGAGGCCTCCAGCTCCGCCCGGGCGCTCCCCTCGCGCACCGAGACACGCCAGCCCTCCGCGGTGCGCGTGAGCCCTTCCACCGCCGCGCCGGTGCGGGCCGCGGGCCCGAGCGCCTGGGCCAGGGCATCCACCAGCGTGCCCAACCCGCCCTCGAACGTGCACATGGCCCCCTTCAGCTTCGGGCCCTCGGAGGCGGCCTGGCGCTTCGCGCGCTGGGTTCGCACCTGCCCGAGGATGAGGCTGCGGTGCTCGCGCTCCAGTTGCTTCAACACTGGGAAGGCCGCCTCCGCGCTCAGCGCCTCCATGTCCCCCGCGTAGGTGCCCGTCTGCATCGCGTCGATCAGCACCGAGGCCGCCTGCGTCCCCACGTGCCGTCGCCCAAAGTCTCCGAGGGATTCATCCCGGTCCGCAGGCCCCCGGCCCGTGAAGAGCTCCGCGAGCACGCGCAGCCGCGCGCTCAGCGGCAGGAGATCCGACTTCAGGAACGCCGGGGGCGAGGCGGGCACGGGCCGCAAGGCGCCGCGTGAGTACACGTAGCGCGACTTCGCCGCCGGATCCGCCATGCGGATCCGCTCCTCCACCCCCAGGCTCGCGGCCAGCTCGCGGGTGGCCGGTTCCCTGTCAAGGAAGCTGTTGGGTCCTGCCTCCGTGGAGAACCCCTCACGGTGTCTGGTCTGGATGACGCCCCCCAGCCGGGGAGCGGCTTCCAGCACGACCGCATCCTTTCCACGTGAGCGGAGGCGATGCGCCAGCGCGAGCCCGGTGATGCCTCCTCCGACGACTGCAATGACGGCCATAACCGTTACTCCTGGGTCTGCGTGCCTTCCTACCTTCAAGGCCGGCACGTGGGTCAAGCATCACATGTGTTGTGCCTACAGCGTGCGACGCGCGTTAATGCTCCCCATGCGCTACGCCATCTCCGGTGCCAGCCGTGGCATCGGTCTCGAATTCGTCCGGCAACTTCTCGAACGTGGCGACACCGTGGAGGCCGGCGTGCGTGCGCCGGCGGAGGCCAGGTTGCTCGCCCCGCTGGTATACAGCGTGGGGCCCCGGTTGCGGATCCACGAGCTCGATATCACCAACCAGGCCAGCGTGAAGGCGTTCGCCGCGGCCGTGAGTGATGGGCCGCTGGATGTGCTCATCAACAACGCGGGCGTCAGCGGCAAGTGGTGCTCGTTCATGGAGATGGACTACGAGGACATGGCCAAGGTCATGGAGACCAACTCCGTGGGCCCCATGCGCCTGTCCGCCGCGCTGATGCCCGCGGTGCTCAAGGGCCCCACGCGGAAAATCATCCACCTGACGACGCGCATGGCTTCGCTCACCGAGAACACCCGCGGGGGCGTCTACGGCTTCGAGGGCGGCGCGTACGCCTACCGCATGTCCAAGGCCGCGCTGAACGTCTGCATGCGCACCATGGCGGTGGACTTCCGGGACCAGGGGCTCATCACCGCCGCCCTCAACCCGGGCTGGGTGCGCACGGAGATGGGCGGCAAGCTGGCCCCCATGCGCCCCGAGGATGCCGTGCGGGGCATGCTGCGCGTCATCGATGACATCACCAAGGAACAGAGCGGCATGTTCCTCGACTTCCAGGGCCGTGAGGTGCCCTGGTAGGTCCGGGGGCGCTCAGGGGTAGAGCAGGGTGGTGCGCCAGGGGCCGTTGTCGCGCTCGTAGACGAGCCGCTCGTGCAGGCGGCTCGGGCGGGCGTGCCAGAACTCGATGCGGTCAGGCACCACGCGCAGGCCCGCCCAGTGGGCCGGCCGGGGCACCTGGCCCCCCTCGTACTGGTGCGTCACCGTCTCCACGCGCTCCTCCAGCAGCTCCCGGGACGGCAGGGGCTGGCTCTGGAGGCTGGCCCAGGCGCCCACCTGGCTGCCCCGGGCGCGGCTCTGGAAGTAGGCGTCGGATTCGGCCTCGGAGACGCGCTCCACGCGCCCCTCGATGCGGATCTGCCGCTCCAGCGGGGCCCAGTAGAAGACGAGCGCCGCGAAGGGCTGCCCGAGCAGCTCCTGGCCCTTGCGGCTCGTCAGGTTGGTGAAGAAGACGAAGCCCCGGGCATCGAACTCCTTGAGGAGCACCACGCGCGCGGAGGGGCGGCCGTCCGCGCCCACCGAGGCGACGATCATCGCGTTCGGATCCACGGGAATGGCCTTCTTCGCCTGCTCGAACAGGGCGGCGAAGCGTTCGATGGGGTCCTGGGGCAGTTCCATGACGCGCACCCTAACAATCCCGTCCGCCGAGTGAAGGCCAGCGATGCGCACGTTCTATGGTTGACTCACGGGCGCTACACGGCATGGTGTCAATTCATGAGAATCCTGTTCATCGCCTCGGAAGTCACCCCGTTCTCCAAGACGGGTGGCCTGGGCGACGTGGCGGGGGCGCTGCCCGCGGCGCTTGCCGCACTGGGTCATGACGTCAAGGTGGTCAGCCCCCGCTACTCGGAAGTGACGGACGCCCGGCTCACCCCCACCGGGCACGCGCTGTCGCTGCGCTTTCCCTTTGGCACCCAGGGCGGGCCCATCCTGTCCGTGCGGCTCTCGGAGCGCCACGAGCTGCTGTTCCTGGAGAACGAGCACTTCTTCGGCCGCGCCGGCATCTACCGGGGGCCCTCCGGGGACTTCGACGACAACCACCGGCGCTTCGCCTACCTGAGCATCGGCGCGCTCCAGGCGGCCCAGCGGCTCCAGTTCGTCCCGGACATCATCCACCTCAACGACTGGCAGACGGGGCTGGCGGCGGTGGCGCTGAAGCGCGGCTTCCAGTCCACGCCGCTGGCGCGCGCCCGCACGGTGTTCACCATCCACAACCTGGCCTACCAGGGGCTGTTCGGCAAAGGGGTGATGGAGGACCTGGGGCTGCCCTGGGACTTGTTCACCGCCGAGGGCGGGATGGAGTTCCATGATCAGGTGAACCTGCTCAAGGCGGGCATCGTCTACTCGGACGCGGTGACGACGGTGTCGCCCACCTACGCCAAGGAAATCCAGACGCCCGAGGCGGGGTGCGAGCTGGATGGGCTGCTGCGCCGCTACCAGGGGCGGCTCCAGGGCATCGTCAACGGCATCGACGTGGAGGAGTGGAACCCGGAGACGGACCCGATGTTGCCGGCGCGCTACAGCCTGAAGCGCATGGGCGGCAAGGCCGAGTGCAAGCGGGAGCTGCTGCGGCGCTCGGGGCTGCCCGATGGGGACGCGCCCGTGTTCGGCATCGTCAGCCGGCTGGCGTGGCAGAAGGGCGTGGACCTGCTGCTGGAGGTGCTGCCCACGGCGCTCCAGGCGGACATCCGCTTCGTGGCCATTGGCAGCGGCGAGGCGCAGTACGAGTCGGCCTTCCAGGCGCTCCGGGACCGCTTCCCCGGGC from Stigmatella aurantiaca encodes:
- the hemG gene encoding protoporphyrinogen oxidase, which produces MAVIAVVGGGITGLALAHRLRSRGKDAVVLEAAPRLGGVIQTRHREGFSTEAGPNSFLDREPATRELAASLGVEERIRMADPAAKSRYVYSRGALRPVPASPPAFLKSDLLPLSARLRVLAELFTGRGPADRDESLGDFGRRHVGTQAASVLIDAMQTGTYAGDMEALSAEAAFPVLKQLEREHRSLILGQVRTQRAKRQAASEGPKLKGAMCTFEGGLGTLVDALAQALGPAARTGAAVEGLTRTAEGWRVSVREGSARAELEASQVVLTAPAPVSAELLQPLDAPLATLVKGIVYAPIAVVHLGFAPGRTPAPDGFGFLVPALEQRRLLGAIHASTVFPFRAEGGRVLYTCMVGGARRPDLVGLDEEALAQVAREELRALAGVTASPDFTEVIRWPRGIPQYTVGHLERMAAIDTALARLPGLHLAGNAYKGVGLNDCIRNAAVLGDALASQ
- the pdxH gene encoding pyridoxamine 5'-phosphate oxidase, which produces MELPQDPIERFAALFEQAKKAIPVDPNAMIVASVGADGRPSARVVLLKEFDARGFVFFTNLTSRKGQELLGQPFAALVFYWAPLERQIRIEGRVERVSEAESDAYFQSRARGSQVGAWASLQSQPLPSRELLEERVETVTHQYEGGQVPRPAHWAGLRVVPDRIEFWHARPSRLHERLVYERDNGPWRTTLLYP
- the glgA gene encoding glycogen synthase GlgA, coding for MRILFIASEVTPFSKTGGLGDVAGALPAALAALGHDVKVVSPRYSEVTDARLTPTGHALSLRFPFGTQGGPILSVRLSERHELLFLENEHFFGRAGIYRGPSGDFDDNHRRFAYLSIGALQAAQRLQFVPDIIHLNDWQTGLAAVALKRGFQSTPLARARTVFTIHNLAYQGLFGKGVMEDLGLPWDLFTAEGGMEFHDQVNLLKAGIVYSDAVTTVSPTYAKEIQTPEAGCELDGLLRRYQGRLQGIVNGIDVEEWNPETDPMLPARYSLKRMGGKAECKRELLRRSGLPDGDAPVFGIVSRLAWQKGVDLLLEVLPTALQADIRFVAIGSGEAQYESAFQALRDRFPGQVSVYMGFDQGLSHLVEAGADFFVMPSRYEPCGLNQMYSLRYGTVPIVRATGGLVDTVEGGIEGNGLLFEAFHPSALLGAFRRALALYADPPRLEAFRRRGMEKDFSWKNSARKYEGLFASLLKE
- a CDS encoding SDR family oxidoreductase; the protein is MRYAISGASRGIGLEFVRQLLERGDTVEAGVRAPAEARLLAPLVYSVGPRLRIHELDITNQASVKAFAAAVSDGPLDVLINNAGVSGKWCSFMEMDYEDMAKVMETNSVGPMRLSAALMPAVLKGPTRKIIHLTTRMASLTENTRGGVYGFEGGAYAYRMSKAALNVCMRTMAVDFRDQGLITAALNPGWVRTEMGGKLAPMRPEDAVRGMLRVIDDITKEQSGMFLDFQGREVPW